The Spongiibacter tropicus DSM 19543 sequence GGGCAGCGCTGGGTCGTCCTCAATCTCCTCAAGCAGCATTTCGGAGTAGCCAATAATCGCGTTCATCGGCGTGCGCAGCTCATGGCTCATATTTGCCAGAAAGCCACTCTTGGCCTGATTGGCGGCATCCGCCCGGCGACTGGCTTCACGCACGCGACTCATGGCGCTGCGCAGATTGGCCGCCATCTCATTGAAGGACTTCGCCAACTGCCCGAATTCATCGTGCCCCATATCGGCAATGCTGTAATCAAAATTGCCACTGCCCCATTCCGCCGTGCCCTTTTGCAACTGGCGGATGGAACGACGGGTATAGCGGGTAATGTAGTAACCCAGCACAAAGGTGGTAATCAGCGCCAGCAGGAACACCCCCAGCGCCACCTTGTTGGTCAGGCTGACGATGTCTTTGAGGCGGGCATTAATTTCATCCGAGCGAATCAGCAGTGCCAGTTCATTGTCGCTCAAGGTCGCACTGAGCTGCTGGTATTCCGTCGTGGCGATCAGCAGCGCTTCAGCGGCGTCATCCGGCGACACCAACCGCTTTTCCGTCGCCAGCAAAAATCGCTGCCAGGCATCCAGCAATGTCTCGGTCACCAGCGGACGATAACTGTCCGGCTCCATGTATTCACGCAACTCGCGATTAAGCGTGTCCTGCAGTTCACGCAGTCGTTCAATGGCCGCCAGCAGCTCTCCCCGCTCATTCTCGTTCAGCTGCTTATTCGCCGCCGAGGCATTGAGGGCTTCCACCACTCGCATTTTGCGCTGAATACCATATAGCTGCTGGCTGAAGGCATTCATGTCCGACTGCGTACTGATCACATTCTGCAACAACCAGACATTGCGGCGGCGGGTATCATTGCCCCACACCTGCACCAGCACACTGCCCAGCGAGAGCAGCAGAATAGTGACAAAAGACAGGGTTAAACGGCGGGTAAAACTCATGAAGGCTCAGCCAGCAGTGCGTTCATTTTGCTCAACAGCCGCGGCAGGTCCACAGGCTTGGTGTCGTAATCGTCACAGCCCGCCTCCATCGCCCGCAGCCGGTCGTCGGCCATGGCGTGGGCGGTCAGCGCAATAATGGGAATGTGGCGCAGCGAGTCATCAGCCTTCATTTCCCGCGCCACCTGCCACCCGTCCTTCACCGGCAGACTCATATCCAACAGCAGGATATCCGGCGATTCACGGCGACTCATATCAATCCCCTGCTGACCATCGACGGCCAGCAGCACCTCATAACCGCGACGCTGCAGGCGACGGCTGAGCATATCGCGGTTCATTTCATTGTCTTCAACCAAAAGCACGGTCGGCATTTGTCACCCGTTATTCTCTGTTGTGTCAGTTGCCGCCAGGCCCAGCCAATCGGGCTGGATCGTTGTGCGCAATTCATAGCGCCCGTCGTCGGCGGCCACCAGCTTGCCATACAGACTGCCCTCTTCTCCCGGCCCGAACAGGCAAATATCACTGGGGCTGGGCAGTTCAGCATCGCTCTCGATCAGCAGCCCATTATCGCGGCGGGCACAAAGGTGCACCGGCAGCCGCTCATCACCCAGACGCTTGCTCTCCAGCACATTCAGCGTCAAAGACTGCGGCGTCGCCAACCACTGCCAGGGTTGCGGCTCCGGCGACTCCAGCAGCAGATCGTAGGGCAGCCCCACTCCCAGAACTTCCGACAACGGCAATGGCGCGTCCAAGCCTTTCACCGATACCTCAATGCAGCGACCGCGCAGCACTTCGCTACGGGCATTCTCCAGCGTGGCGGGCGAAGCGAGAATCTGTCCACCTGCGGTACAGGCCTCGATTCGCGAAGCGAGGTTCACGTTGTGGCCCACCACGCCATATTTACTGCGCAGCTCGGAACCGATGTTTCCCGCCACCACATCACCGGTGTTCAGGCCAATACCAATTTCAATCGCCGGAAGGCCCTCGGCCACATTGCGGGCATTCACTTCACCCATGGCCCGCTGCATGGCGACCGCACAGGCCAGCGCTCTGTCGGCATCGTCCTCTTCACTCACCGGCGCGCCGAATACCGCCAGAATGCCGTCGCCGACAAACTCGTCCACCGTGCCGCGAAAACCCTGAATCACTTCCGTCATCACCGCCAGATAATGGTTCAACAGCAGCATGCAGCGTTCCGGCTCCAGCAGCAGACTGATCGTCGAAAAGTCGCGGATGTCTGCCATTAACACCGTCACCTGGCGACGTTCGCCACCCAGCCGCAGACCGTCCTGTTCATCCAGCAGACGCTGCACGATCTCATCCGACAGATAGCGGCCAAACACCTTGCGCACAAAACGCTGACTTTTCTCCAGCTCGGCGAGGTACTCCCGTTCGCGATCGAACCAGGACTTGCGCTCCAGCAACGCCGACACGCGCGCCCCCAGCAACGTGGCATTCACGGGTTTGATCAGGTAATCGCTGGCCCCGGCGTCAATACAGTGAATCGCCCCGGCCTCGTCCTGCACACCGCTGATGACCACCACCGGAATGCGCCGCAGCTCTTCGTCGGCGCGAATGGTTTGCAGTACCTCGTAGCCATTCAGGCCCGGCATTACCAGATCCAGCAGCAGCAAATCCGGCTTGGCACTGCGCATCACCTCCAATGCCCGCTCGCCGCTGCTGGCCTCAATTACCAGATGCTCCTGACGCTGTAGCTGTTGCGCCAGCAACTCACGGCTGCTGTCATTGTCATCCACCACCAAAATCGTTGCTGGCGCCACGCGCCGCTGATCCAGTCGCAGACCGCGCTTGAAGCTTTTGAAAATGGAGGAAATGGGGTCGGTCTTGTCACCACCGGCAGTGGGCAAACGGAGCTTTTCCAGCTCCAGTTGGAAGCGCTTGGAAAGGGTGGCGATTTCGCTCAGCGCCTCGCAGCAGGAAGCATCGCCGAGGTCTTCCAGCAAAATTTCCACATAGCCTTCCACTACGCCGATACTGTTGCGCTGATCGTGACGCAAGCGCGACAGGGCAGTGTCATCGCTGGCCTCTGCCGCCGCCTCCAGCGAGGCCGACAACACCTCCAACGCCTCGGAAATGCGCCGGGCGTCAGCCAGTGCAGCGGGATCGTCCGCAAGGGCCTGCTCAACACTCGCCGCCCGGCGTTGCATCGCCGTCAACGGCGCGTAGAGGCTCTGACGAATGTCGTCCAGATACGCCTTCTCAATACGCTGTTTGTCGTTCAAAACCCGCTCCGCGCCAAGGGTGAATACCGCAATTATGGCAGCACCGCAGCAAAATAACACAGCCGCTGGCAATGCCTGGCACGCCTCTTTATAATGCCCCGGCTGCGCCCACCGGGCGCCCTCCGCGAAACCGCAAAACGGCAGGCCGATACGGCCCACGCCAAGCACGCGGCTCAGTGGGCCTTTAGCTCAGTTGGTTAGAGCGCTCGACTCATAATCGATCGGTCGCAGGTTCAAGTCCTGCAAGGCCCACCATTTTCCCAATTAAATTAGCTCCTAGCTCACCCAGGGCTATCCCCTCAAACAAGCCTAT is a genomic window containing:
- a CDS encoding adenylate/guanylate cyclase domain-containing protein, producing MNDKQRIEKAYLDDIRQSLYAPLTAMQRRAASVEQALADDPAALADARRISEALEVLSASLEAAAEASDDTALSRLRHDQRNSIGVVEGYVEILLEDLGDASCCEALSEIATLSKRFQLELEKLRLPTAGGDKTDPISSIFKSFKRGLRLDQRRVAPATILVVDDNDSSRELLAQQLQRQEHLVIEASSGERALEVMRSAKPDLLLLDLVMPGLNGYEVLQTIRADEELRRIPVVVISGVQDEAGAIHCIDAGASDYLIKPVNATLLGARVSALLERKSWFDREREYLAELEKSQRFVRKVFGRYLSDEIVQRLLDEQDGLRLGGERRQVTVLMADIRDFSTISLLLEPERCMLLLNHYLAVMTEVIQGFRGTVDEFVGDGILAVFGAPVSEEDDADRALACAVAMQRAMGEVNARNVAEGLPAIEIGIGLNTGDVVAGNIGSELRSKYGVVGHNVNLASRIEACTAGGQILASPATLENARSEVLRGRCIEVSVKGLDAPLPLSEVLGVGLPYDLLLESPEPQPWQWLATPQSLTLNVLESKRLGDERLPVHLCARRDNGLLIESDAELPSPSDICLFGPGEEGSLYGKLVAADDGRYELRTTIQPDWLGLAATDTTENNG
- a CDS encoding response regulator, translated to MPTVLLVEDNEMNRDMLSRRLQRRGYEVLLAVDGQQGIDMSRRESPDILLLDMSLPVKDGWQVAREMKADDSLRHIPIIALTAHAMADDRLRAMEAGCDDYDTKPVDLPRLLSKMNALLAEPS